TGTCTTTACTTGCCTTTATTGTCTTTATATTACTTATTTCACATTATTATTTTATATCCGATTGTGTGAGTCCTTTAGCTATTCTTGTATTAATAAATCGTCGAGGTTTGTGAATATGAGGTATTGGTTATTCTTAGGTTGTACTAGTAGTTCCTTGATGTTCTATAGCATTAGTTACCCTTTGTGTTAAGATTACGAAATTTGGTTGTGTTGAACTGTTCATGTTAATGAGTTAATAATATTAggaatgggttgcacgccgcaatagtattgaaataaattgataacgggaacgggttgcatgccgcaactgatattgatatgatattggAATTGCATTGTACACCACAACAGATATTGTGACAATATTAggatcggattgcgcgccgcaacggagtATGGTGTGTTGTAACTGTTTGTAGCTATGGTGTTCCATTTCTGTACTGTGATATGAGATTATGAGCTGGTGTATTTTGGGGCCCTCTGTTAGTTGACCTTCGGGTCCCGTTCTTATGAGTTTACTTGCTTTCTCTATATATTTTgttgtcttttattattattcgtacaagtttatagtgagtgtcttgtcaAACCCTCGTCACTACCTTATCGAGGTTAAGCTCGACATTTACATAGTACATGGAGTCgaatgtactcatactatacttttgcactacTTGTGTAGATCCCGGTGTTGGTCCTAGCAGTGCATAGAGGAGATTGCTCGGATCCCCGACTCATTCAGGAGACTCGAAATAGAGCTGCACAACGTTTGCAGTGCTTAAAGTCCCCTACTATCTTGTTTTACTATTTACCTAGTTTCAAACAGCTGTATTTCATTTCAGACCATGTTTGTAGtattctagacgctcatgtacttgtgactccggatTTTCTGGGATTGTATAGATTGCGTTACTTATGTAATTATTTCATTACTTCAGAGTTTATCAATCGTTAATTATCATTATACtgcttttaaattattaaaattggtTAATTCTTTAGCTAATGTTGGCTTACCTATGGCAAGTGGATGTTAGAAGCCATCACGGCCCCATGGTTGGGATTTTCAATCGTAACATAAAGCCACCCCGAAGCTGAATGGCCAAAAGGGAGTACCTTCTTTCAGAACTCAGCAAAGTGCAGGGTACTTCTAGAATTAAATTTTCGAATCAGTTTTTCAGCTTCAAattctttattaaaaaaaaaaatggcaGTTCAGTGTACAAAGCATCCCCTATTCACACAATATCAGGGGAAGAATCGCAACctcaacaacaaacaacaacaacaacaacaacaacaacccagtagaatctcactaatagggtctggggaggatagtgtatacgcataccttacccctaccccaaaggagtagagatgttgttttcgaaagaccctcggctcaagaaaacaaaaagacaaaacgaCAACAGGAGACaacattagtatcaccacaacaaccATAGagaaaataggaacaccatgaaatgcagaagaaagatgcaaagcaaaaacgatagctagtaaataggacatgcactaaaaagcgaagtagtaaaatacaacattgtcactagctaccctagacaaaaaccctacatggccagtcccacaatggtacgaagtaagtcaagactcaactacatcctaacctacaactctaatactcgacctccacatcttcctatcaagtgtcatgtcctcggaaatctggagtctCGCCATATCATGTCTGataacctctccccaatacttcttaggccgccctctacctcttctcgtgccctccacaaccagccgctcacacctccgtaccagaGCATCTGGActtctcctttgaacatgtccgaaccatctaagcctcacttcccgcatcttgtcatcaatgggagccacgtgcaccttctcccgaataacatcattcctaatcttatctatcctaatgtgcccgcacatccacctcaacattctaatttctactactttcatcttctggatatgtgagttcttaacgggccaacactcagccccatacaacatggttGGTCTAACCAtggctttatagaacttacctttgagtattggtggcactctcttgtcacacaggactccagatgctaacctcaacttcatccatcctaccccaatacggtgtgtgacatcctcgtcaatcttccctcccccctggataaccgaaccaaggtacttgaagctgcctctactcgggatgacctatgattcaagcctcacatccacgcccacttcccctggctcagcgctgaatttacactccaggtattccgtcttcgtcctgctcaacttgaaacccttagactcaagagcctgtctccaaacctctagcttctcgttaacaccggctcgcgactcatcaatcagaactatgtcatcggcaaatagcatgcaccatggcacctccccttgaatatggtgtgttaacgcgtcgatCACGaaggcgaataagaacggactgagcgcagaaccttggtgtaaccccattacaaccggaaacTGCTCAGAATCGCCTCCTActatcctaacccgagtcttagccccatcatacatatccttaatcgccataatgtagggaaccgatacaccttttgcctccaggcatctccagagaacttctctaagAATTACACCCTCAAAAGTGTGATATAGACCggctaccctaatgcaagcaaaaattctttattttaagTTGAAATTAATATAATGAACAAAATTGTAGACAAACATTGATTTGCAAATGATATTTCATTATTTGCCAAAAACAATGTATGTTATAAGTAGTTCAAGTTGATCTTGACCAGTAAAAAAGGTCTTTTCCTACGTATGTATATTTATGATGACATGTTCGAGAAAATAGATGTCTTTCCACGGGATGGCTCAAACCACCATGACCTAGTAAGGCCTAGTTGCATTAATCCCACGCAAGGAAAGAATAAAAAAACTCAAACAAGAACAAAACGAGTctaaattaaaacaaaatatgTAATTTGACTTATTACATGACATATATCGTTATGCTTTCCATACTCATTAGTTTACAAGTCATGCCAGCAGTAGTCTTTTGAAAGTCTGAAACTTCAATTGTATGTATGGGAGAAGTTACatttattaatttttcttttCCAATCTCGAACTGCATTAACTTAATTGCTTGTAAAAGGTAAGTGAACTTGATTCCCCTTTAGCTCCAACCATCAAATCATCCATCCAGGTAAAACACCAGTAGCATTCTGTGTTGATGGTTCTATGTTATCCCCTGGCGCTTGATTGTACCTGAATCCGTTACTTTTAGCTCAACTTATAAAttcataaataaatatataaacacACTCATTTTGTTTCCAGTTATGTTAGATCCTAAATTTGCTCGAGTTAGAATTGTGCTACAACTTAAAATGTTGCAAAAAAAGTTTGGTATTGCAACAAGGGCAACATTACCTGTTTGGCATTGTATTGTTGCACTGCAGAGGCTGAAAGAACTCCTGAGGTTGAGCAGTATCCCAATGAGGTTGGTAGGCTACATAGTTTTCATCCAACTGCCAGAAGCATTTCATAGAGAAACAACTTTTAACTGATTGGAGAAAAGAATACCAAATTCCCCTTTACATCATTAGTACACGACGCCCCAAATAAAAAGTTcttagaaaaaagaaaagaaaacttttTGAAGTTTTCTTGTAAAATCGAGGGTAACTGTACTTTTGGTAAGTCAACTGTCAATTCGTATTAGTCCTACATTTTACACTTAGATATGCAGTTTTACTTGTATTCATTAGCTGCATTATTGCTAGAAAGATTAAACAACTCATTTCAAACGAAATCGAGAACAAATGAGTCAGATACAATAGTACAAGGATTAAATGTAATATATTATCCCATAAATTAAAGGAGTTGTAGAGGAAAATAACACATGAAAGTACTACTTTGAAAAAGTAATAATTCTGACATTTTATCCCAATAAATCACATGAAAGTACGTAGATGAAGGTTTACTATTAGTAGCTTTTTCTGGATTTGTCCATATTTTTCTAGTTGAAACCTTATTTAAGAGAGGTTGTACCTTTATCTTCAAGGATCTGTTGATTTCAAGAAGAGATTGTTCCTGTTAAAACAGCAGAAGAACGCATACAATGTCACATGAACAGTTGAGCAATGTTCTATTGCTTACTTTGGGGAATATAAAATACGTACCTTTTGTTGAAGATCAGAAAGTTGATCAAGCATGTTTTGCGTCTGGAACATGTTCAAGAACTTGTTAAAAAAACACACTGAAAATCTTGCAAACTATTTAGCATCTTCTATTAGCGTATAAGCACATTTTAGGAAAATTACCAATTATATCAGCCCATAAGCAAATTAGTATAAATATtagtcaattcataaaatattaccaaTATTAGCCGAATGCTATCAATATTAGTCAATTACCTATTTGTAgacaaaaaaaattaattttttgctttcttttgtgtGGGTGTTATTgaaatagattgggtacatcttaagcCGTTCGAATCTTAGTTTTGGGATGAttggtggagttttgaggtggtttgaattgaaaattcgaaataGAAGATGAACATCAGAAAAGATGGTATGTGTAAGACACTATGTATCATTTATGTATCACATATATATCAAATGTATATTCATGTACATTTGTGTGTGAGATACATACGTGATATAActttgatacatgtgtcgcagaagaattttttaAACTTGATTAACTTCGGATTTTGAGACCAAACTagttcaaatcacctccaatcttgctcaaattttgtacatttcctcatttatatattttcaacgaattccaaccatacccattgaaaaaaattctgttttaagtaattttttttaatattgtatATCATTAGTAATGAATCTTGACTCCAAACTAATCTAATTTACCTTCaaacttcctcaaattttgtatattgtctCCTATATATGTATTCAATGAATCGCAACAATATCTATTGAAAAAAATTCTTTTATTTCCTATATTTTTTGAATGTTTATCATtggtactccctccgttccaatttatgtgaacatgtttgattgagcacggagtttaaaaaaaaatgaagagttattgaatttatggtcctaaacaagtcaaaaaaaagcctagagtatttgtgtgattataaaagtttctcattaagggtagaattataagtttaagttaaatagtttccaaatatagaaagggctcattctttttggaacggaccaaaaaagaaataggttcatataaactAGAACGGATGgagtaatatttttgttatttttggtaGCATGACTAAAATGGCTAGTTGTTGGTAAATAGTGTCTTTTTCGGTACATTTCCGTAAGATTCCCATTTTAGTATAGAAGGAAGCCATATCTTTTGAGCTTAAATTAATTAAGTGTGCTATTTGTTCTTATCAATTTAATATCTAATATATAGTGCCAGCAATTTGTCGCAGTCGGGCCAATGGTCAGGCCCAACCAACTAGGGCTTATCACTTTGACTCGACCAGTCACCTCAAAGCTTTTGGTCTAAGATTTTACCCCCTTGGGGTTTAATCCAAAATGTGTCAACAGTTAAATTTTGAGTCGGTACCGTACTAAAGGTACCGACTCGATACCGCACTTATTAGGGTTCAGGCTCAATTATCAAAGTATTGTTTGCTTTGCCCTGATATGGCCAAGGATTCAGTGTCTTCACGGCTTTTGAGACTCGTGATTTTGTCCCTTTGGGCTGTAATTCAATAGATGTCTCAACAGTTGAATCCTGAACTTGCTCTTATATGCCCCTAAGTAGCCATGCTACTAAAAGCTGCAAATTTAGCTTGTACAGAAACTGACAAATTAAATAACAGGTAAAAGGTGCATAAAACATACCCTTCTTGACCTTATTTGCCTCAAAGATGAATCCAGTTGGCGTTCAATCTGTTCCAGCTCTTTTATGTTTAATTGTCCCAAGTCTTCTCCAAGGATATGCCTAAAGATTATGAATAATTAAATTCGATCTTATTTAGAACTAAGGATGAGGAATAGAAGAAAGAAGATCTAAAGATCATATATATGATTGTAAATGAAAAGTCAAAGTGAGAGATATTGAAGCACTCTTTAATTATATGTGATCACCTTTGAGACTGTTGTAACACTTCCACTCTTGCTTTCAGCTTCGTATATTCCTGGTAGCTATTCTGTTCCAATAATAGCATAATAGTCAAATAATTAAATCAGTGTGTCAAAACTTTAAAGGACAAATCATATTCATACTCCTCCtctcctttttggtccgttccaaaaataatgattcatttttaaatttgaaaacaatttagcttaaactttcaattctacctttaatgagaagcttttataaccacacaaatactctggactcCTTTCTGACATGTTTAGAACTACAaattccaaaagccttcattttttcttaaactctgtgtcaGTCAAACATGTTTATATAAATTGGAACTGAGAaaatatactatattataagtgtgaaGCTTCAAGATCATAAGTGAATTATTAAAATATCCCACAAAAACTGAAAGACCATTTTATCCTTTAGTTGAATACTACTTTTATATATTACTTTTGTATCAAAAAGTAAACTTATCTTTCAATACATAATAATGTGTACTATAATCTACATTGAATCAGATGATTGAGAAGACAGTAGCGTGAAAGATAGCTACAGTAAATGATAAATGTGTATGTTGCACCCTTTCAACTCCTAAATAAAATTGTATTACTCTACAGCCTTTTAATTCCTGATTAGAATTACTTCATCTTCTCTTTTTCACCGGTCATCATCTCTTCTCCCACATACAGAAATCATCTACAAATGCCAAATAAGGTGCATCATTTTCTTTCATGTTACTTTTTACAAGGGTTTTGTTTATGCCATACCTTTCTTTAATTCGTTCCTTCCAACTATTTCTTTATATAGAGTCGTTGgattatgttttaaaattttaatataactGTCAAATCTAGACAATATTTTATGATACCAAAAAGCTAAAAAGTTTTTGGGATCGAAATAGGAAGAAAATCTAAAGTATTTCTTCGGTATTGATGTGTTTTAGCACAAAATGTAAAGTATTTCTTTGACATCCAAATAAAGAGGTTGAAAAGATTAAATGGTTAACTTTGACAAAtaggaagaaattaattttatattgAGTTTATGAGTTCTGAATTTTAGAAAAGGTAACTTACTGGATTTTGAataaattatttatacatatttagtagatttatatatacaaatatataattAGGTACAATATGATTTGTACCTAATAAATTAAAACAAGTAAAAAGAAAATCACTTGTATCTAATTAAATCTTGATTATTCATCTTTGTAGGTTCAATTATCTAATCATCTTGACCTTGATAAATAAGTCAGACGATCCACATTGTTCATCCAAAACAATTTATACTTTATTCTCTCATGTACAATCAAACTTCTCTATAACAACTATACTTGATAACAAGACTTCCTTATAAAGGTTCATTTGGAACTAAATTTTCATGTTATCCTCTAACATATATTTTTATAACAGCACTTTCCTATAACGgttaaaaaatatttagataattattttaataatattaatattattattttacaAAAATTATGTACTATATAACTCGGCATACACGAGCAACGCATGTGCCGAGGAATTATTATTAGTTTTTATATTATAAGAATGAAGCTCTTTAGTATGAGATTAATTTactaaaatatctttaaaaagTTAAACGACCAATTTATCCTCTATCTAAAAGTTAAATTACCTTCCATTAAATGGTTATTTAGCTATTTAATTGGGATCCTATTAAATGGTAAATTATGGCTAACGTATCAATTGGAAAGGAATTTTAATCACCACCTAAGCGTTTTCATCTCCTACCATTAAGCTAATCAGCAGAGTGGTGTTTATTAAACTTTTCGTCTTCTTTGCAGTCAAGCTTTATTCATCTGTtatatagtaatatcataattaaCCATCACCATTAGAAGAAACGACTGAGGAAAGCTGCAGATTTACCAGGTAagtttattttcttttgttgCTTCCTAAGAGTATTCATGAAACTATATAATCTTGTT
This region of Nicotiana tomentosiformis chromosome 4, ASM39032v3, whole genome shotgun sequence genomic DNA includes:
- the LOC104116190 gene encoding MADS-box protein 04g005320-like; the encoded protein is MIKILHPKESSWSIFIFICLISLREISIMGRGRVELKRIENKINRQVTFSKRRNGLLKKAYELSVLCDAEVALIIFSNRGKLYEFCSSSSISKTLERYHICSYSNLEAGQSSIDSQNSYQEYTKLKARVEVLQQSQRHILGEDLGQLNIKELEQIERQLDSSLRQIRSRRTQNMLDQLSDLQQKEQSLLEINRSLKIKLDENYVAYQPHWDTAQPQEFFQPLQCNNTMPNRYNQAPGDNIEPSTQNATGVLPGWMI